One Rubritalea squalenifaciens DSM 18772 genomic region harbors:
- a CDS encoding LamG-like jellyroll fold domain-containing protein, with amino-acid sequence MNYKTTLSASLAALVMAGTMQAAITSGLIVYYDMEDLTNKAGSGPDLTEAGTGSYTGVAGGVSGNAAEFTGTTGDLLNTGLGFGGGGSNQLGDSFTVSAWYNVDTDATSAANRFFVFEGASDYDLSYGVRNLLNNNGFNDTQTYTNTEPVDQFANHADVHTQGSWQHVLITYDSDGTDTTITTYIDGAAQPGTITVLTEQLSSDSINIGNARNTALSRAMDGKIDEFAAWDRVLDSSEISEVYALGQTGTTLIPEPSSTALLGLAGLGLILRRKR; translated from the coding sequence ATGAACTATAAAACCACCTTATCAGCCTCTCTTGCCGCCCTCGTGATGGCTGGCACGATGCAAGCTGCAATCACATCAGGCTTGATCGTCTATTACGACATGGAAGACCTCACCAATAAAGCTGGCTCTGGCCCTGACCTCACTGAAGCAGGCACAGGTTCCTATACCGGAGTCGCTGGCGGGGTATCCGGCAATGCAGCAGAATTTACCGGTACTACAGGAGACCTTCTCAATACAGGCCTAGGTTTCGGTGGCGGCGGAAGCAACCAGTTAGGAGACAGTTTCACCGTCTCTGCTTGGTACAACGTAGACACTGACGCCACCAGCGCGGCAAACCGCTTCTTCGTGTTCGAGGGCGCATCCGACTACGACCTTTCTTACGGAGTGCGTAACCTACTCAACAATAACGGATTCAACGACACTCAAACCTACACCAATACTGAGCCAGTGGATCAGTTTGCCAATCATGCCGACGTCCATACTCAAGGCAGTTGGCAGCATGTACTCATCACTTACGACAGTGACGGTACCGATACCACCATCACCACCTATATTGACGGGGCAGCACAGCCTGGGACCATCACGGTACTCACCGAGCAACTTTCCTCTGATTCCATCAACATTGGAAATGCCAGAAATACGGCCCTGAGCCGTGCCATGGATGGTAAAATCGATGAATTTGCAGCCTGGGATCGCGTCCTCGACTCCTCCGAAATCTCCGAAGTCTATGCGCTTGGACAAACTGGCACAACGCTAATCCCAGAACCATCATCTACCGCATTACTCGGTCTGGCCGGCTTAGGCCTCATTCTGCGCCGTAAACGCTAA
- a CDS encoding LamG-like jellyroll fold domain-containing protein produces MKLQHTLKSVAMTIGLTASVQAATITHYWSFDSDFTADIGGSSADFSAVNGATAGGVTGKFGNAADFNRDSSQYAVQTADLTSAGTDFSVSVWFYNDDPTYDGRQFILEDLRGDSIGTTASDYNTSIGLQTDLDAQFYIRDNGSVRSAPVSQNTWTNAILTFDADGAVGGGGLFTGYINGVQVGTLERNSTAIGGLVIGGHRAGTGRNFDGQIDDLAFYDGVLSSGEISNLQTASAAAVPEPSSTALIGLAGLGFILRRRR; encoded by the coding sequence ATGAAACTACAACACACGCTAAAATCTGTCGCCATGACAATTGGCCTTACAGCCAGTGTTCAAGCTGCGACAATCACACACTACTGGAGCTTTGACTCTGATTTTACAGCAGATATCGGAGGCTCGAGCGCTGACTTTAGCGCCGTCAACGGAGCCACCGCAGGTGGCGTAACTGGCAAGTTTGGAAATGCGGCTGATTTCAACCGTGATTCCTCACAATATGCCGTGCAAACAGCTGATCTCACTTCTGCAGGAACAGACTTCAGTGTCTCCGTATGGTTCTACAATGACGACCCAACTTATGATGGCCGTCAATTCATTTTGGAGGATCTTCGAGGAGATTCGATTGGAACTACAGCCAGTGACTATAACACATCCATCGGTCTACAAACCGACTTGGACGCACAATTCTATATTCGAGACAATGGAAGTGTGCGTTCGGCTCCAGTTAGTCAGAACACCTGGACAAACGCTATTCTCACCTTTGATGCCGATGGCGCAGTAGGTGGCGGCGGGCTCTTCACTGGTTATATTAACGGTGTACAGGTAGGCACGCTTGAGCGCAATTCCACAGCCATTGGCGGCCTCGTCATCGGAGGACACCGTGCAGGCACAGGCCGTAACTTCGATGGCCAGATCGATGACTTGGCTTTCTATGACGGCGTTCTCTCTAGTGGAGAAATTTCCAATCTGCAGACTGCATCAGCAGCAGCAGTCCCAGAGCCAAGCAGCACAGCCCTTATCGGTCTCGCAGGCCTCGGCTTCATCCTTCGCCGCCGCCGATAG